One segment of Amycolatopsis alba DSM 44262 DNA contains the following:
- a CDS encoding MFS transporter has translation MVRTLVMIALGAFVTTLDNTIVAAGAPSIARDLALDLPALQWVSIGYMLPFAGLLPVAGALVDRRGQAATLRAGLLAFGVGAAAGGLATTAWLVISARVLQGAAAAFLVPALLSLLRTNLDERGRAVGATVWTACLAVALALGPTLGGVLSEYLSWGWIFFVNLPFVAVMLALLPKVAVAGRDPAAGRPAAGSMLVVTTGMVLVTAAVVELGEGAALLPAAFGIAGAGFAIWFVRRERRARERLVPVELTGQRVFTGALTVQLLWGLGVSGVFFFTPLLHQESLGLGPVLAGLPLVVVAIAVVAATPLVPWAVPRFGPHRTVAAGLATVAAGLVAVAAVNPVPEVLPRVPGLVLIGAGSALTTPLTSYALEVVAERHAGTASGLLTASRELSSALGVALIGAVLAVVRTARLGEGARAALAGGYTAGLLTAAGLELLGAFLALRLLNPRAGQSSSGGDKRGAPFLSSR, from the coding sequence ATGGTACGGACGCTGGTCATGATCGCGCTCGGGGCTTTCGTCACCACCCTCGACAACACGATCGTCGCGGCGGGCGCGCCGTCCATCGCCCGTGATCTCGCGCTCGATCTGCCCGCCCTGCAATGGGTGAGTATCGGGTACATGCTCCCGTTCGCCGGGCTCCTGCCGGTCGCGGGCGCACTGGTGGATCGCCGGGGCCAGGCCGCGACACTGCGGGCCGGGCTGCTCGCGTTCGGCGTCGGCGCGGCCGCCGGCGGGCTGGCCACGACGGCATGGCTCGTCATCTCCGCACGGGTGCTGCAAGGCGCCGCCGCGGCGTTCCTCGTCCCGGCCCTGCTCAGCCTGCTCCGCACCAACCTCGACGAGCGCGGGCGGGCAGTCGGCGCGACCGTGTGGACAGCCTGCCTCGCGGTCGCGCTGGCACTCGGCCCGACCCTCGGCGGCGTGCTGAGCGAGTATCTGAGCTGGGGCTGGATCTTTTTCGTCAATCTCCCGTTCGTGGCGGTGATGCTCGCCCTGCTGCCCAAGGTCGCCGTCGCGGGACGCGATCCGGCGGCGGGGCGGCCCGCCGCCGGATCGATGCTGGTGGTGACCACCGGGATGGTCCTGGTCACCGCCGCCGTGGTGGAACTGGGCGAGGGCGCCGCGCTGCTGCCCGCGGCGTTCGGGATCGCGGGAGCGGGTTTCGCGATCTGGTTCGTGCGCAGGGAAAGACGCGCGCGCGAACGGCTGGTACCCGTGGAACTGACCGGTCAGCGGGTCTTCACCGGCGCGCTCACCGTGCAGTTGCTGTGGGGACTGGGGGTTTCGGGGGTGTTCTTCTTCACCCCGTTGCTGCACCAGGAATCCCTCGGACTCGGACCGGTCCTCGCCGGGTTGCCGCTGGTCGTGGTGGCGATCGCGGTCGTCGCCGCGACACCGCTGGTGCCCTGGGCGGTGCCGCGATTCGGTCCACATCGGACTGTCGCGGCCGGGCTCGCCACGGTGGCCGCCGGCCTGGTCGCGGTCGCCGCGGTCAATCCTGTCCCGGAAGTCCTGCCACGGGTTCCGGGGCTGGTGCTGATCGGGGCGGGATCCGCCCTGACCACGCCGTTGACCTCGTACGCGCTGGAGGTGGTGGCGGAGCGGCACGCGGGCACCGCCTCCGGACTGCTCACCGCGTCCCGTGAACTGTCGAGCGCGCTGGGTGTCGCGTTGATCGGGGCCGTGCTGGCGGTGGTACGCACGGCACGGCTCGGCGAAGGTGCCAGGGCCGCGCTGGCGGGCGGCTACACGGCAGGCCTGCTGACCGCGGCGGGGCTGGAACTCCTCGGCGCGTTCCTCGCGCTCCGGCTGCTGAACCCCCGTGCGGGGCAAAGTTCGTCCGGAGGTGACAAGCGGGGTGCCCCCTTTCTCTCTTCACGGTGA
- a CDS encoding fatty acyl-AMP ligase has translation METISETVVAARGQDEASAGESFATLLEYWARRLGDEVAVTYLDHRAGADGRAVTLSWRELDDRVEALATRLATFACPGERAAILARQSTDYVVAFLGAIRAGLVAVPLFAPDLPGHAGRLAAVLGDCAPRVVLTTAEGIGAVAGFLTTTEIERPAVLAVDNPAPVAAGDRSWPRPEPDALAYLQYTSGSTRTPAGVMLTHRNALTNARQACDAYAIETGTTSTVSWLPLFHDMGLILGIGAPMAAGAASVLMDPLAFLERPSRWLRALSASPGAISAAPNFAYSYAASRVTEAEKSYLELSRVVSLINGSEPVLPATIAKFHAAFGECGLRPEVHRSSYGLAEATVLVSVTEAGKAPRQVTFDRDRLAAGLATTAAPGTAATTLVSCGFPAGQRIRIADPVTGALVEPGRVGEIQVNGPNVGVGYWGLPGVSAAVFGLPPVDPDSGAGWLATGDLGVRHDGELFITGRLKDLVIVDGRNHYPQDIEQTVETHPAVRPHSAAAFAIEREDGEAAVVVVERAKTTEADVAVVTAEIRRAVSAAHGLRPHDVVFLAPGEVPRTSSGKISRALCRKSYVDGSLTTRRLG, from the coding sequence ATGGAAACCATTTCGGAAACGGTCGTCGCCGCCCGCGGTCAGGACGAAGCATCCGCCGGTGAGTCCTTCGCGACACTGCTGGAGTACTGGGCGCGACGGCTCGGCGACGAGGTCGCCGTGACCTACCTCGACCATCGCGCCGGCGCGGACGGCCGGGCGGTCACCCTGTCCTGGCGCGAACTCGACGACCGTGTCGAGGCCCTCGCCACGCGGCTGGCCACCTTCGCCTGCCCCGGCGAGCGGGCGGCGATCCTGGCACGGCAGTCCACCGACTACGTCGTCGCGTTCCTCGGTGCGATCCGGGCCGGGCTGGTCGCGGTCCCGCTGTTCGCCCCGGATCTTCCAGGGCACGCGGGCAGGCTGGCCGCCGTACTCGGCGACTGCGCGCCGCGGGTCGTGCTCACGACCGCCGAAGGAATCGGCGCCGTCGCCGGTTTCCTCACCACAACGGAGATCGAGCGGCCCGCCGTGCTCGCCGTCGACAACCCTGCTCCGGTCGCGGCCGGTGACCGTTCCTGGCCGCGACCGGAACCGGACGCACTGGCGTATCTGCAGTACACGTCCGGTTCCACGCGGACCCCGGCCGGGGTGATGCTGACCCACCGCAACGCGCTCACCAACGCCCGGCAGGCCTGTGACGCCTATGCGATCGAAACCGGGACGACGTCCACCGTCAGCTGGCTGCCGCTGTTCCACGACATGGGCCTGATCCTCGGCATCGGCGCCCCGATGGCCGCCGGGGCGGCCTCGGTCCTGATGGATCCGCTCGCGTTCCTCGAACGTCCGTCACGCTGGCTGCGCGCGCTCTCGGCCAGTCCCGGCGCGATCAGCGCGGCACCCAATTTCGCCTACTCCTACGCCGCTTCCCGTGTGACCGAGGCCGAGAAGAGCTACCTCGAACTGAGCCGGGTCGTCTCGCTGATCAACGGCAGCGAGCCGGTCCTGCCCGCGACCATCGCGAAGTTCCACGCCGCTTTCGGGGAATGCGGGCTGCGCCCCGAGGTCCACCGTTCCTCCTACGGCCTGGCCGAGGCGACCGTGCTCGTCTCCGTCACCGAAGCGGGCAAAGCGCCGCGGCAAGTCACCTTCGACCGTGATCGGCTCGCCGCCGGGCTGGCGACGACCGCCGCCCCCGGCACCGCGGCCACCACCCTCGTCTCCTGCGGTTTCCCGGCAGGGCAGCGGATCCGCATCGCCGACCCGGTCACCGGCGCGCTGGTCGAACCCGGCCGGGTGGGGGAGATCCAGGTCAACGGCCCGAACGTCGGCGTGGGCTACTGGGGGCTGCCCGGTGTGTCCGCGGCCGTGTTCGGCCTGCCGCCGGTCGATCCGGACTCCGGCGCGGGCTGGCTGGCGACCGGGGATCTCGGCGTGCGCCACGACGGCGAGCTGTTCATCACCGGCAGGCTGAAGGACCTCGTCATCGTCGACGGCCGCAACCACTACCCGCAGGACATCGAACAGACCGTGGAGACGCATCCCGCGGTCCGGCCGCATTCCGCCGCGGCCTTCGCGATCGAGCGCGAAGACGGCGAAGCGGCGGTCGTGGTGGTGGAGCGGGCCAAGACGACCGAGGCCGACGTCGCCGTCGTGACCGCGGAGATCCGGCGAGCGGTCTCGGCCGCCCATGGCCTGCGCCCGCACGATGTCGTCTTCCTGGCGCCAGGAGAGGTGCCGCGCACCTCCAGCGGGAAGATCAGCAGGGCGCTGTGCCGGAAGTCCTATGTGGACGGCTCGCTGACCACGCGGCGGCTGGGATGA